A DNA window from Mesoplasma coleopterae contains the following coding sequences:
- a CDS encoding 5-formyltetrahydrofolate cyclo-ligase, with amino-acid sequence MSNKNQIREKFLKTRSFLSKSYKEEVNKIIERKVNHYIDRYNLEKYAIYLSTENEPNTLNIIETSLKKEIEVYVPLIIEDNKMEFKKITNLETDLEQNKVLNILQPKSTCPTLENGNYINTMFIPLVAFDKQLNRVGMGKGFYDRWLNENDYIGYKIGLSASTQLSNESIDADEFDVKLDNVITEKEIYVPFVEEEQEFDYDVTYSVFNDETIVG; translated from the coding sequence ATGAGCAACAAGAATCAAATAAGAGAAAAATTTCTTAAAACAAGATCTTTCTTATCAAAATCATACAAAGAAGAAGTTAATAAAATTATCGAAAGAAAAGTTAATCATTATATAGATAGATATAACTTAGAAAAATATGCCATTTATCTTTCAACTGAGAATGAACCTAATACTTTAAACATTATTGAAACAAGTTTAAAAAAAGAAATAGAAGTTTATGTTCCATTAATTATTGAAGATAACAAAATGGAATTTAAGAAAATTACAAATTTAGAAACTGATTTAGAACAAAATAAGGTTTTAAACATTTTACAACCAAAATCAACATGTCCAACATTAGAAAATGGTAACTACATTAATACTATGTTTATTCCTTTGGTAGCTTTTGATAAACAATTAAATAGAGTTGGTATGGGTAAAGGGTTTTATGATCGTTGATTAAATGAAAATGATTACATTGGATATAAAATTGGTTTATCAGCTTCAACTCAATTATCAAATGAAAGCATTGATGCTGATGAGTTTGATGTTAAATTAGATAATGTAATCACAGAAAAAGAAATTTATGTTCCTTTTGTTGAAGAAGAACAAGAATTTGATTATGATGTTACTTATTCAGTTTTCAACGATGAAACTATTGTAGGTTAA
- a CDS encoding MerR family transcriptional regulator has translation MEKLYIKDISKELSIPEYVLRFYDKKGLFPFFERDENNYRYIEREKLEWVRIVSCLKKSGMPLNKISEYIDLALQGKNTYPKRLEMMIEQEKLVLEKMKDLQEQLDYIKYKKKFYENN, from the coding sequence ATGGAAAAGTTATACATAAAAGATATATCAAAAGAATTATCAATTCCAGAGTATGTATTAAGGTTTTACGATAAGAAAGGTTTATTTCCTTTTTTTGAAAGAGATGAAAATAATTACAGATATATAGAAAGAGAAAAATTAGAGTGAGTTAGAATTGTATCTTGTTTAAAAAAATCTGGAATGCCTTTAAATAAAATAAGTGAATATATTGATTTAGCCTTACAAGGTAAAAACACTTATCCAAAAAGGTTAGAAATGATGATTGAACAAGAAAAATTAGTACTTGAAAAGATGAAAGATTTGCAAGAACAATTAGACTATATTAAATATAAAAAGAAATTTTACGAAAATAATTAA
- a CDS encoding aldo/keto reductase translates to MKTRTLGKDLIVSEIGLGCMGLSYSQPPFPTKEEAIKFLRNAYEEGVTFFDTAEVYGPFNNEELLGEAFKDIREKVIIATKFGFSFDEKNVTGVDSSRENILRAIEGSLKRLQTNYIDLYYQHRVDPNTPIEEVAQVMKELIEQGKIKHWGLSEASANTIRKAHAICPVTALQSEYSMFWREAETKVMPTLEELGIGFVPFSPLGKGFLTGTIKPGHVFPEGDFRNTIPRFNTPEYLENNFKLVEYIKELAKAKTTTPAAVAIGWLLAQKPWIVPIPGTKKIERVKENNSGSQITFTKKELQNIKEILDQIELIGNRYNDLNESRIDK, encoded by the coding sequence ATGAAAACTAGAACATTAGGTAAAGATTTGATAGTTTCAGAAATCGGATTAGGTTGCATGGGCTTAAGTTATAGTCAACCACCTTTTCCGACAAAAGAAGAAGCTATTAAGTTTTTAAGAAATGCATATGAAGAAGGTGTTACTTTTTTTGACACAGCAGAAGTATATGGACCTTTTAATAATGAAGAATTACTCGGAGAAGCATTTAAAGATATTAGAGAAAAAGTTATAATTGCTACTAAATTTGGTTTTTCTTTTGATGAAAAAAATGTAACTGGGGTTGATAGTAGCAGAGAAAATATTTTAAGAGCTATTGAAGGCTCATTAAAAAGACTACAAACAAACTATATAGATTTATATTATCAACATAGAGTAGATCCAAATACTCCAATTGAAGAAGTAGCCCAAGTAATGAAAGAATTAATTGAGCAAGGTAAAATAAAACATTGAGGTTTAAGCGAAGCATCTGCAAATACTATCAGAAAAGCTCATGCAATTTGCCCAGTTACTGCTTTACAAAGTGAATATTCAATGTTTTGAAGAGAAGCGGAAACTAAAGTAATGCCGACATTAGAAGAACTAGGTATAGGATTCGTTCCATTTTCTCCATTGGGAAAAGGTTTTTTAACAGGAACTATTAAACCTGGTCATGTTTTTCCAGAGGGAGACTTTAGAAACACAATTCCAAGATTTAATACACCTGAATATTTGGAAAATAATTTTAAATTAGTTGAATATATTAAAGAACTTGCAAAAGCAAAAACCACAACTCCTGCAGCAGTCGCAATTGGTTGATTGTTAGCTCAAAAACCGTGAATAGTACCAATTCCTGGAACTAAAAAAATTGAAAGAGTTAAAGAAAATAATTCTGGATCACAAATTACTTTCACAAAAAAAGAATTACAAAATATTAAAGAAATCTTAGATCAAATCGAACTAATTGGAAATAGATACAATGATTTAAATGAAAGTAGAATAGATAAATAA
- a CDS encoding glucose-6-phosphate isomerase, producing MIKVDLQHSGLSIADLNEAKVKKVHEMIINKTGKGNDFLGWIEWPKTFDKKEYEEMKKVASSLRSKIDVLVTVGIGGSYLGIRAADEMIRGINHSDKIQVIYAGHTMSSTYVAQLSDYLKGKKFGICVISKSGTTTEPGIAFRALEKQLIEQVGVEASKELIVAVTDSSKGALKTLADNKGYPTFVIPDDIGGRFSVLTPVGIFPLLVAGVNTDNIFAGAIRAMDELVQGDLTNEAYKYAAARNALYSKGYKAEALVAYELQMQYTAEWWKQLFGESEGKDNKGLYPTSMIFSTDLHSLGQWVQEGARNVLFETVIKVKEPVANMLVETDTDNYDGLNYLAGKSFHEINSTAIEGVIDAHVNTGKMPNIVLEFDKMNDVQFGYLVYFFEIAVAMSGYLLEVNPFDQPGVEVYKYNMFKLLGKPGVK from the coding sequence ATGATCAAAGTTGATTTACAACACTCAGGACTTTCTATAGCTGATTTAAATGAAGCAAAAGTTAAAAAAGTTCATGAGATGATAATTAATAAAACTGGAAAAGGTAATGATTTTTTAGGATGAATTGAATGACCAAAAACATTTGATAAAAAAGAATATGAAGAAATGAAAAAAGTTGCTTCTTCATTAAGAAGTAAAATTGATGTATTAGTAACTGTTGGAATTGGTGGTTCATACTTAGGTATTAGAGCTGCTGATGAAATGATTAGAGGAATTAATCATTCTGATAAAATTCAAGTGATTTATGCAGGACATACAATGAGTTCAACTTATGTTGCCCAGTTATCAGATTACTTAAAAGGTAAAAAATTTGGAATTTGTGTTATTTCTAAATCTGGAACAACTACAGAACCAGGAATTGCTTTTAGAGCATTAGAAAAACAATTAATTGAACAAGTTGGAGTTGAAGCTTCAAAAGAATTAATTGTTGCTGTAACTGATTCATCAAAAGGAGCTTTAAAAACTCTAGCTGATAATAAAGGTTACCCAACATTTGTAATCCCAGATGATATTGGGGGGCGTTTCTCAGTTTTAACACCTGTTGGAATTTTCCCATTATTAGTTGCGGGAGTTAATACTGATAATATTTTTGCAGGAGCTATTAGAGCAATGGATGAATTAGTTCAAGGTGATTTAACAAATGAAGCTTATAAATATGCTGCTGCTCGTAATGCTTTATACAGCAAAGGGTATAAAGCTGAAGCTTTAGTTGCTTATGAATTACAAATGCAATATACTGCAGAATGATGAAAACAATTATTTGGAGAATCAGAAGGAAAAGATAATAAAGGTTTATACCCAACATCAATGATTTTCTCAACAGATTTACACTCACTAGGGCAATGAGTTCAAGAAGGTGCAAGAAACGTATTATTTGAAACAGTTATTAAAGTAAAAGAGCCAGTGGCTAATATGTTAGTTGAAACTGATACTGATAACTATGATGGTTTAAACTACTTAGCAGGTAAATCATTCCATGAAATTAACTCAACTGCTATTGAAGGAGTTATTGATGCTCATGTTAATACTGGAAAAATGCCAAACATTGTGTTAGAATTCGACAAAATGAATGATGTACAATTCGGATACTTAGTTTACTTCTTTGAAATAGCTGTTGCAATGAGTGGATACTTATTAGAAGTTAATCCATTTGATCAACCAGGAGTTGAAGTTTACAAATACAATATGTTTAAATTACTAGGAAAACCAGGAGTTAAATAG
- a CDS encoding ABC transporter ATP-binding protein — MISINNVSKKYGEKVGNFNINIQIKKGEIYGIIGPNGAGKTTLIRQILGFVKPDDGNITINSMHSWEKRQEIMEWTGYIAGEVSIYEDYTGMQFLKLMSNLKANVDWSFVEKLIEYFELDTSRKIKKMSKGMKQKIAIISATMNKPAFLVLDEPTSGLDPIMQQRFNELILKLKRENNLTVIICSHIFEEVVALADNVGMIKSGELIEEFVIKEKNIEIIREKFKSVFIKESIL; from the coding sequence ATGATAAGTATAAATAATGTAAGCAAAAAATATGGAGAAAAAGTAGGAAACTTTAATATAAATATACAAATTAAAAAAGGCGAAATTTATGGAATAATAGGTCCTAATGGTGCTGGTAAAACTACTTTAATTAGGCAGATATTAGGTTTTGTAAAACCCGATGATGGCAATATAACAATTAATTCTATGCATTCATGAGAAAAAAGACAAGAAATAATGGAATGAACAGGTTATATAGCTGGTGAAGTTAGTATTTATGAAGACTATACAGGAATGCAGTTTTTAAAATTAATGTCTAATTTAAAGGCTAATGTTGATTGATCTTTTGTTGAAAAACTAATTGAATATTTTGAACTTGACACATCAAGAAAAATAAAAAAAATGTCAAAAGGAATGAAACAAAAAATAGCTATAATATCAGCAACTATGAATAAACCAGCTTTTTTAGTATTGGATGAGCCAACTTCAGGATTAGATCCAATAATGCAACAGAGATTTAATGAATTGATTTTAAAATTAAAAAGAGAAAACAACTTAACAGTTATAATTTGTTCTCATATTTTTGAAGAAGTTGTAGCACTTGCTGATAATGTAGGAATGATTAAGTCTGGTGAATTAATAGAAGAGTTTGTTATTAAAGAAAAAAATATCGAAATAATTAGAGAAAAATTTAAAAGTGTTTTTATTAAGGAGAGTATTTTATAA
- a CDS encoding dUTP diphosphatase, translated as MIKKETLKWLSEQQDFLDNKIIEKHNLTLDHEIFRKKLIAFWVELGEYANEEKSFKYWKQGAPGAKEVQLEEYIDGLHFIISLGNQINYNFENFNFKDLGYDNNIDCYFELIKNLTALVNSPSNDSFAKIFNSFLQIAKVQNYSEEDLIKTYKAKHEKNQQRQVENY; from the coding sequence ATGATTAAAAAAGAAACACTTAAATGATTAAGTGAACAACAGGATTTTTTAGATAATAAAATAATAGAAAAACATAATTTAACTTTAGATCATGAAATTTTTAGAAAAAAACTTATTGCTTTTTGAGTAGAATTAGGTGAATATGCCAATGAAGAAAAAAGTTTTAAATATTGAAAGCAAGGAGCACCAGGTGCTAAAGAAGTTCAATTAGAAGAATATATTGATGGATTACATTTCATCATAAGTTTAGGAAATCAAATTAACTATAATTTTGAGAACTTTAATTTTAAAGATTTGGGATATGACAATAATATTGATTGTTACTTTGAATTAATAAAAAATTTAACTGCTCTAGTTAATAGCCCAAGTAATGACTCTTTTGCTAAAATTTTTAACTCGTTTTTACAAATTGCAAAAGTTCAAAATTATTCAGAAGAAGATTTAATTAAAACTTATAAAGCTAAACATGAAAAAAACCAACAAAGACAAGTGGAAAATTATTAA
- a CDS encoding TrmH family RNA methyltransferase has translation MEKITSASNNKIKDLIKLRDDKKFQIVENLFVIEGLHMVNEAIKRNIIKTIFLEEKMLSKIYDINNFECILISENVSNKISSTKTSQGIFATCTLEKQEISFEKNILLLDQLQDPGNMGTLIRSAASFDFQTVIASNNSVNFYNPKVLRSTQGNLFSINLINDNLIKVISELKQSNYQIIGTVLNDETKFLKQIEFSKNQKYALIIGNEAKGISDELKPLIDINLNIEMSNEVESLNAAIAGSIIMYNIKK, from the coding sequence ATGGAAAAAATAACATCAGCATCAAATAATAAAATTAAAGACTTAATTAAATTAAGAGACGATAAGAAATTTCAAATAGTTGAAAATCTTTTTGTAATCGAAGGATTGCACATGGTTAATGAAGCCATTAAAAGAAATATTATTAAAACTATATTTTTGGAAGAAAAAATGTTAAGCAAAATTTATGATATTAATAATTTTGAATGTATTTTAATTTCAGAAAATGTTTCAAATAAAATTTCTTCAACCAAAACAAGTCAAGGAATATTTGCAACTTGCACATTGGAAAAACAAGAAATAAGTTTTGAAAAAAATATTTTATTACTTGATCAATTGCAAGATCCAGGTAATATGGGAACTTTAATTAGAAGTGCTGCTTCTTTTGATTTTCAAACTGTGATTGCTTCAAATAATTCAGTTAATTTTTATAATCCTAAAGTTTTGAGATCAACTCAAGGAAACTTATTTTCAATAAATTTAATAAATGATAATTTAATTAAAGTTATTAGTGAATTAAAACAAAGTAATTACCAAATTATAGGAACTGTTTTAAATGATGAAACAAAATTTTTGAAACAAATAGAATTTAGCAAGAATCAAAAGTATGCGTTAATAATAGGCAATGAAGCAAAAGGTATAAGCGATGAACTTAAACCTTTAATAGATATCAATTTAAACATAGAAATGAGCAATGAAGTTGAATCCTTAAATGCAGCAATTGCAGGATCAATTATTATGTATAACATTAAAAAATAA
- a CDS encoding NADP-dependent glyceraldehyde-3-phosphate dehydrogenase, whose protein sequence is MEKFKAIINNQEIESNSWLDIMDPTTDEVYAQVSALSAQEIDSAFKAAKAAQKNWEAIGVEKRTEFLIRWRDLMLKNEEDLATTMMHEIAKAYKDCLTEVRRTAEYIDLTISEYNDLQVLTFDKNSKGITEDITAEYKRIAKGVGVGISPFNYPINLAVSKLAPGLLTGNTFVFKPATQGSVVGIKIGQLAIEAGLPAGVLNVVTGRGRDIGDVIVTNPLIDFISFTGSVPVGKRLMEISSSKDLVLELGGKDAAILLDDHNLENIAKDIVAGAFSYSGQRCTAIKRVITTDDIAEKLTPLIKAEVAKLTVGLPSENPIITPMIDKKSADFVTDLINDAIKKGATLVYGGSRDKNLLQPTLLDNVTVEMNVAWEEPFGPVLPIIRINEIENMISIANKSNFGLQTSIYSKDVDLAYKIAEQLEVGTVNINRRTQRGPDVLPFLGVKDSGFGVQGIKETILSTTRYRGIIIKK, encoded by the coding sequence ATGGAAAAATTCAAAGCAATAATTAACAATCAAGAAATAGAATCTAACTCTTGATTAGATATTATGGACCCAACAACTGATGAAGTTTATGCACAAGTTAGCGCACTATCTGCTCAAGAAATAGACTCAGCATTTAAGGCTGCTAAGGCTGCTCAAAAAAACTGAGAAGCAATTGGTGTTGAAAAAAGAACAGAGTTTTTAATTAGATGAAGAGATCTAATGTTAAAAAACGAAGAGGATTTAGCAACAACAATGATGCACGAAATTGCAAAAGCATATAAAGATTGTTTAACTGAAGTTCGCAGAACAGCTGAATATATAGATTTAACAATTTCAGAATATAACGATTTACAAGTTTTAACTTTTGATAAAAATTCTAAAGGTATTACTGAAGATATAACCGCTGAATACAAAAGAATAGCAAAAGGTGTTGGTGTTGGTATTTCACCATTTAACTATCCAATTAATTTAGCTGTTTCTAAATTAGCACCTGGATTATTAACTGGAAATACCTTTGTATTTAAACCAGCAACTCAAGGAAGTGTTGTTGGTATCAAAATTGGTCAATTGGCAATTGAAGCTGGACTACCAGCTGGTGTATTGAATGTTGTAACTGGGCGTGGAAGAGACATTGGAGATGTTATTGTGACAAATCCTTTAATTGATTTTATTTCATTTACAGGAAGTGTGCCTGTGGGTAAAAGATTGATGGAAATTTCAAGCTCAAAAGATTTAGTTTTAGAGCTAGGTGGAAAAGATGCAGCCATCTTGTTAGATGATCATAACTTAGAAAACATTGCTAAAGATATAGTTGCAGGGGCATTTAGTTATTCTGGACAAAGATGTACAGCAATTAAAAGGGTTATTACTACAGATGATATAGCAGAAAAACTAACACCGTTAATTAAAGCAGAAGTTGCTAAATTAACTGTTGGATTACCAAGCGAAAATCCTATCATTACACCTATGATAGATAAAAAAAGTGCTGATTTTGTAACTGATTTAATTAATGATGCTATTAAAAAAGGAGCAACTTTGGTTTATGGTGGATCTAGAGATAAAAACTTATTGCAACCTACATTATTGGATAATGTTACAGTTGAGATGAATGTAGCTTGAGAAGAACCATTTGGCCCTGTGCTTCCAATTATAAGAATAAATGAAATTGAAAACATGATTAGTATAGCCAATAAATCAAATTTTGGTTTACAAACTTCAATTTATTCAAAAGATGTAGACTTAGCTTATAAAATCGCTGAACAATTAGAGGTTGGAACTGTAAATATTAATAGAAGAACTCAAAGAGGACCTGATGTTTTACCATTCTTAGGTGTAAAAGATTCAGGGTTTGGTGTTCAAGGAATAAAAGAAACCATTTTATCAACAACAAGATATAGAGGAATAATAATTAAAAAATAA
- a CDS encoding MOLPALP family lipoprotein: protein MKKMLLSLTAVSMLASSTATVSCTYTMKAKSEFVKSIQKIINVANVSAEAQILTSSNTPNSNLTINDYNNNSKKINGIEYSTTNANISYSYTLNNFSGMKASQFLPKEDLLLSPSNKPNDDNTKMDRYLFKNYGSNWVNNINSSSITNNDTHKGKKTGSSSITSTASLVSSIIGVVLGSDFSVSEAGFLNDNIATILNQLPDDTKLSLAKALDELSLKFETLPVSLKESFSNPLNAYVGKTKYEAITEISSKFWADIFKKGTGENSTNEKAGTLNKISSALHYIFTLMWYIQEFANIIDKNITPDDLSVVLSEKIDANDVKNYDQINLNKTFKILNNFLNPGRDIRKAKNLVIVLFGIPSATDHFKPKSNIIVEPIFQALSNNPSSTPKTYVLKSNQSKMFGLNITEVIKFLTDILKANNSLPKEIVKEIIRLLGVLQEILASENKDIYTIIQSLLNEAIFKPLTEDGKSILLIGDILYLLAESVNAKNDNKVVIDSDPLLKISSLTGSQNPFKALYEGGLLKSIFQIINYFTTKDGSKEPMFSDVVIKNFKDLSSIFNTKMDIIFTQMLNINYDSNMQFLYGLKNSSIATIVDTISKQFIDPIEGKEYFLDLGAIRNIILSFFNSSYGSISINNVDYTKPNNLFATLKVVSAALKNESVTFDKTVVNDSKSIVNVLGLNPANPNKFMEGSIFDSIAQAYGHGVIVDGNRVEMPEKRENTIKMISVMLEGISWMSKTSEREYYNDNFGHFFDQENWKNQIISYSNFDKIHNDAEIKYNLIYQNKKYKIKETYQVTLKRDKVPLNESIGNKYFYISNITRKK, encoded by the coding sequence ATGAAAAAAATGCTTTTAAGCTTGACTGCTGTTAGTATGTTAGCTTCATCAACTGCAACCGTTAGTTGTACATATACGATGAAAGCTAAAAGTGAATTTGTAAAAAGTATTCAAAAGATAATTAATGTTGCAAATGTTTCTGCTGAAGCACAAATATTAACTTCAAGTAATACACCAAACTCTAATTTAACCATTAATGATTATAATAACAACAGTAAAAAAATAAATGGAATTGAATATTCAACAACTAACGCAAACATTAGTTATTCATACACATTAAATAACTTTAGTGGCATGAAAGCTAGTCAATTTTTACCTAAAGAAGATTTATTACTTTCACCTTCAAATAAACCTAATGATGATAATACAAAGATGGATCGTTATTTATTTAAAAACTATGGGAGTAACTGAGTCAACAACATAAATTCATCAAGTATAACAAATAATGATACACATAAAGGTAAAAAGACAGGTTCTAGTTCTATAACTTCAACTGCGAGTCTAGTTTCATCAATAATTGGTGTTGTTTTAGGAAGTGATTTTAGTGTTTCAGAAGCTGGTTTTTTAAATGATAATATTGCTACTATTTTAAACCAATTGCCCGATGACACAAAACTAAGTTTAGCAAAAGCCTTAGATGAGTTATCATTAAAATTTGAAACACTTCCTGTAAGTTTGAAAGAAAGTTTTTCTAATCCTCTAAATGCATACGTTGGAAAAACAAAATATGAAGCAATAACTGAAATATCATCAAAGTTTTGAGCAGACATTTTTAAAAAAGGTACTGGTGAAAATTCAACAAATGAAAAAGCTGGAACACTTAACAAAATATCATCAGCGCTTCATTACATATTTACATTAATGTGGTACATTCAAGAATTTGCCAATATTATAGATAAAAATATTACACCAGATGATTTAAGCGTTGTTTTAAGTGAAAAAATAGATGCCAATGATGTTAAAAATTATGATCAAATAAACCTTAATAAAACTTTCAAAATTTTAAATAATTTTTTAAATCCAGGAAGAGACATAAGAAAAGCAAAAAACCTTGTTATTGTTCTCTTTGGTATTCCATCAGCAACTGATCATTTTAAACCAAAGTCTAATATAATTGTTGAACCAATATTTCAAGCTTTATCAAATAATCCTTCAAGTACTCCTAAAACTTATGTTTTAAAATCTAATCAATCTAAAATGTTTGGTTTAAACATAACAGAAGTTATAAAATTTTTAACTGATATCCTTAAAGCAAATAATTCTTTACCAAAAGAAATTGTTAAAGAAATAATTAGATTACTTGGTGTTTTACAAGAAATCTTAGCAAGCGAAAATAAGGATATTTACACAATAATTCAATCTTTGTTGAATGAAGCTATTTTTAAACCATTAACAGAAGATGGAAAATCAATACTGTTGATAGGTGACATATTATATTTACTTGCAGAATCAGTAAATGCTAAAAATGATAATAAAGTTGTCATTGATTCAGATCCATTGCTAAAAATATCAAGTTTAACAGGATCGCAAAATCCATTTAAAGCTTTATATGAAGGTGGATTGTTGAAAAGTATTTTCCAAATAATTAATTATTTTACAACTAAAGATGGTTCAAAAGAGCCTATGTTTAGTGATGTTGTAATTAAAAACTTTAAAGACTTAAGTTCAATTTTTAATACTAAGATGGATATAATTTTTACTCAAATGTTAAATATTAATTATGACAGTAATATGCAATTTTTATATGGTTTAAAAAATTCTTCAATAGCCACTATTGTGGATACTATCTCTAAACAATTTATAGACCCAATAGAAGGAAAAGAATATTTCCTTGATTTAGGTGCTATTAGAAATATTATTCTTTCGTTTTTCAATAGTTCTTATGGTTCTATTTCAATTAACAATGTGGATTACACAAAACCAAATAACTTATTTGCAACTTTAAAAGTTGTTTCGGCAGCATTAAAAAATGAGTCAGTTACTTTTGATAAGACAGTAGTTAATGATTCAAAGTCAATAGTAAATGTTTTAGGTTTAAATCCTGCGAATCCAAATAAATTTATGGAGGGTTCAATATTTGACTCGATAGCTCAAGCGTATGGACATGGCGTAATTGTTGATGGAAACCGTGTTGAAATGCCTGAAAAAAGAGAAAATACAATTAAAATGATTTCTGTTATGCTTGAAGGGATATCATGAATGTCAAAAACATCAGAAAGAGAATACTACAATGATAATTTTGGTCATTTCTTTGATCAAGAAAATTGAAAAAATCAGATTATAAGTTATTCAAATTTTGACAAAATCCATAATGATGCGGAAATAAAATATAACTTAATTTATCAAAATAAAAAATACAAAATTAAAGAGACTTATCAAGTAACTTTAAAAAGAGATAAAGTTCCATTGAATGAATCAATAGGAAATAAATATTTCTACATTTCAAATATAACTAGAAAAAAATAA